The proteins below are encoded in one region of Malaclemys terrapin pileata isolate rMalTer1 chromosome 8, rMalTer1.hap1, whole genome shotgun sequence:
- the RBM22 gene encoding pre-mRNA-splicing factor RBM22 codes for MATSLGSNTYNRQNWEDADFPILCQTCLGENPYIRMTKEKYGKECKICARPFTVFRWCPGVRMRFKKTEVCQTCSKLKNVCQTCLLDLEYGLPIQVRDAGLSFKDDMPKSDVNKEYYTQNMEREISNSDGTRAVGALGKATSTSDMLLKLARTTPYYKRNRPHICSFWVKGECKRGEECPYRHEKPTDPDDPLADQNIKDRYYGINDPVADKLLKRASTMPRLDPPDDKTITTLYVGGLGDTITETDLRNHFYQFGEIRTITVVQRQQCAFIQFATRQAAEVAAEKSFNKLIVNGRRLNVKWGRSQAARGKEKEKEGTTESGIKLEPVPGLPGALPPPPAAEEEASANYFNLPPSGPPAVVNIALPPPPGIAPPPPPGFGPHMFHTMGPPPPFMRAPGPIHYPSQDPQRMGAHAGKHNTP; via the exons ATGGCGACGTCTCTGGGCTCCAACACCTACAACCGGCAGAACTGGGAGGACGCG GACTTCCCCATTCTGTGTCAGACATGCCTTGGAGAAAACCCGTATATCAGAATG ACCAAAGAGAAATATGGAAAAGAATGCAAG ATTTGTGCCAGGCCCTTCACAGTGTTTCGCTGGTGCCCAGGTGTTCGAATGCGCTTTAAGAAGACAGAAGTGTGCCAAACATGTAGCAAGCTGAAGAATGTGTGTCAGACCTGCCTGCTTGACCTGGAATATG gTCTACCTATTCAGGTTCGAGATGCAGGACTCTCTTTTAAAGATGACATGCCTAAATCTGATGTCAATAAAGAATATTACACCCAGAACATGGAGAGAGAA ATTTCGAACTCTGATGGCACAAGAGCGGTTGGTGCTCTAGGAAAAGCTACTTCTACCAGTGACATGTTGCTTAAACTGGCTCGGACCACCCCTTACTATAAACGCAACCGACCCCACATCTGTTCCTTTTGGGTGAAAGGAGAATGCAAGAGAGGGGAAGAGTGTCCCTACAG ACACGAGAAACCTACAGACCCAGACGATCCTCTGGCCGATCAGAACATCAAAGATCGTTACTATGGTATTAATGACCCTGTAGCTGATAAGCTTCTGAAACGGGCTTCAACCATGCCTCGTCTGGACCCACCTGATGACAAGACCATTACCACGCTATATGTAGGAGGCTTGGGAGATACCATCACCGAGACTGATCTGAG AAATCACTTCTACCAGTTTGGGGAGATCCGGACGATAACCGtggtacagaggcagcagtgtgcattcATCCAGTTTGCCACACGGCAAGCTGCAGAAGTGGCTGCTGAGAAATCCTTTAACAAGCTTATTGTCAATGGACGCAGACTCAATGTCAAGTGGGGGAG GTCCCAAGCAGCaagagggaaagagaaggagaaagaaggtACTACAGAATCTGGTATAAAGCTGGAGCCAGTCCCAGGACTACCTGGAG ctcttccccctcctccagctgcagaagAAGAGGCGTCTGCAAATTACTTCAACCTACCTCCCAGTGGCCCTCCAGCCGTGGTTAAcattgccctgcccccacctcccggcattgctccacccccacctccag GTTTTGGACCACACATGTTCCACACTATGGGGCCTCCACCTCCCTTCATGAGAGCCCCAGGCCCCATCCACTACCCTTCTCAAGATCCACAGAGGATGGGTGCCCACGCTGGGAAGCACAACACTCCCTAG
- the MYOZ3 gene encoding myozenin-3 isoform X2 has protein sequence MFPIMHSDHTRERKKQAMAIVMEMMGDVPQLDLGKKVSIPQDLMVEELSLQTNRGSQLFQQRQKRVQKFILEHPTGYRASSSRMAAGGSHGAAEGDLAGRPDAWLSAQGQENYRTELHVAAAGQGTPPKVPKKTNKVLQMSKALNPESLAPGYSGPLKDVPPEKFNFTAIPKGYCSPWQEFLFSEDYRMESKSQLPELPRKPSHFELRSFNSEKTEILPMKQDEPWSISHL, from the exons ATGTTCCCAATTATGCATTCGGACCACACCCGAGAGAGAAAAAAGCAGGCGATGGCCATCGTGATGGAGATGATGGGAGATG TCCCCCAGCTGGACCTGGGGAAGAAGGTCAGCATCCCCCAGGATCTGATGGTGGAAGAGCTGTCTCTGCAGACAAACAGGGGCTCCCAGCTGTTCCAACAGAGGCAGAAGCGGGTGCAGAAGTTCATCTTGGAGCATCCTACTGGCTACAGAGCT AGCTCAAGCAGGATGGCAGCAGGTGGCTCGCACGGCGCGGCTGAGGGGGACCTGGCGGGAAGACCGGACGCGTGGCTG TCTGCCCAGGGCCAGGAGAACTATCGCACTGAGCTTCACGTGGCAGCAGCAGGCCAGGGGACCCCTCCCAAAGTGCCCAAGAAGACAAACAAAGTCCTACAAATGAGTAAAGCCCTCAATCCCGAGTCCCTGGCCCCAG GCTACTCTGGACCGCTGAAGGACGTCCCACCGGAGAAGTTCAACTTCACTGCCATCCCCAAGGGCTACTGTTCCCCTTGGCAGGAATTCCTCTTCAGTGAGGACTACCGGATGGAGAGCAAGAGCCAGCTCCCTGAACTGCCCAGGAAACCCAGCCACTTCGAGTTGAGGAGCTTCAACAG CGAGAAGACAGAAATCCTGCCTATGAAGCAAGATGAACCCTGGAGTATTTCACATTTGTAA
- the MYOZ3 gene encoding myozenin-3 isoform X3, producing MFPIMHSDHTRERKKQAMAIVMEMMGDVPQLDLGKKVSIPQDLMVEELSLQTNRGSQLFQQRQKRVQKFILEHPTGYRASSSRMAAGGSHGAAEGDLAGRPDAWLSAQGQENYRTELHVAAAGQGTPPKVPKKTNKVLQMSKALNPESLAPGYSGPLKDVPPEKFNFTAIPKGYCSPWQEFLFSEDYRMESKSQLPELPRKPSHFELRSFNSEAQSAGKLNLQTSDFN from the exons ATGTTCCCAATTATGCATTCGGACCACACCCGAGAGAGAAAAAAGCAGGCGATGGCCATCGTGATGGAGATGATGGGAGATG TCCCCCAGCTGGACCTGGGGAAGAAGGTCAGCATCCCCCAGGATCTGATGGTGGAAGAGCTGTCTCTGCAGACAAACAGGGGCTCCCAGCTGTTCCAACAGAGGCAGAAGCGGGTGCAGAAGTTCATCTTGGAGCATCCTACTGGCTACAGAGCT AGCTCAAGCAGGATGGCAGCAGGTGGCTCGCACGGCGCGGCTGAGGGGGACCTGGCGGGAAGACCGGACGCGTGGCTG TCTGCCCAGGGCCAGGAGAACTATCGCACTGAGCTTCACGTGGCAGCAGCAGGCCAGGGGACCCCTCCCAAAGTGCCCAAGAAGACAAACAAAGTCCTACAAATGAGTAAAGCCCTCAATCCCGAGTCCCTGGCCCCAG GCTACTCTGGACCGCTGAAGGACGTCCCACCGGAGAAGTTCAACTTCACTGCCATCCCCAAGGGCTACTGTTCCCCTTGGCAGGAATTCCTCTTCAGTGAGGACTACCGGATGGAGAGCAAGAGCCAGCTCCCTGAACTGCCCAGGAAACCCAGCCACTTCGAGTTGAGGAGCTTCAACAG TGAGGCACAAAGTGCCGGGAAGCTGAATTTACAGACCTCAGATTTCAACTGA
- the MYOZ3 gene encoding myozenin-3 isoform X1, with translation MFPIMHSDHTRERKKQAMAIVMEMMGDVPQLDLGKKVSIPQDLMVEELSLQTNRGSQLFQQRQKRVQKFILEHPTGYRASSSRMAAGGSHGAAEGDLAGRPDAWLSAQGQENYRTELHVAAAGQGTPPKVPKKTNKVLQMSKALNPESLAPGYSGPLKDVPPEKFNFTAIPKGYCSPWQEFLFSEDYRMESKSQLPELPRKPSHFELRSFNRTPTPFGGVLLNDMFTVPGLEMEAQTDTPNSLELAWNRPSFNRAPQGWVRILPETEEL, from the exons ATGTTCCCAATTATGCATTCGGACCACACCCGAGAGAGAAAAAAGCAGGCGATGGCCATCGTGATGGAGATGATGGGAGATG TCCCCCAGCTGGACCTGGGGAAGAAGGTCAGCATCCCCCAGGATCTGATGGTGGAAGAGCTGTCTCTGCAGACAAACAGGGGCTCCCAGCTGTTCCAACAGAGGCAGAAGCGGGTGCAGAAGTTCATCTTGGAGCATCCTACTGGCTACAGAGCT AGCTCAAGCAGGATGGCAGCAGGTGGCTCGCACGGCGCGGCTGAGGGGGACCTGGCGGGAAGACCGGACGCGTGGCTG TCTGCCCAGGGCCAGGAGAACTATCGCACTGAGCTTCACGTGGCAGCAGCAGGCCAGGGGACCCCTCCCAAAGTGCCCAAGAAGACAAACAAAGTCCTACAAATGAGTAAAGCCCTCAATCCCGAGTCCCTGGCCCCAG GCTACTCTGGACCGCTGAAGGACGTCCCACCGGAGAAGTTCAACTTCACTGCCATCCCCAAGGGCTACTGTTCCCCTTGGCAGGAATTCCTCTTCAGTGAGGACTACCGGATGGAGAGCAAGAGCCAGCTCCCTGAACTGCCCAGGAAACCCAGCCACTTCGAGTTGAGGAGCTTCAACAG GACTCCGACCCCGTTTGGTGGCGTGCTACTCAATGACATGTTCACTGTGCCTGGGCTGGAGATGGAGGCTCAGACAGACACCCCGAACAGCTTGGAGCTTGCCTGGAATAGACCCAGCTTTAACAGAGCACCCCAGGGCTGGGTACGGATTTTACCAGAGACAGAAGAGCTGTAA